The genomic window GGCCGGTGGCCTCCGGCGTACCGGGGGACTGTTCATAAATGGCGGTCAAAGGTTATGTTGCTGACGAGCCAAAGAACGCGAGCGTCACTTGAACTCGCGTTGCGAATGGAATGCGGCCTGGTTCCCTCGAATTGAAAACTGTCGCCCTCAGCAAGTCGACACGTCTCATCGCCGTATTGGAGCACCACCTCTCCCATCAAAACCAAACCTGATTTTTCCGTGAGGGACACAAGGGGTGTTTCTCCCGTCGAACCGCCTGGGGGAATGTGAAGTATCATCATATCCAGGGAGCGCGACGTGCCCGTCGAGATCAGTTCTTTGGTCAAGACCCCCAGATCGCAGAGCGGCCGCCGATCCTTCCGCCTGATATAATCGGGATCCTCCGCACGGGCTGGCACCGTGGGAAACAGTGTTTGCTGCGTGACCCCCAGAGCCGACTGAATCTTCTGCATCGTCTTGAAGGACGGGTTCGCGATGCCGCGTTCGATCTGACTGAGAGTGCCGATCGAAACGCCCGCGGAATCAGAAAGCTGTTTCAGCGAAATACCGAGAGAGACGCGCGTCCGGCGGATTCTGCCGCCGACCGTCGTTCCAATCTCGCTCAGGTTTTCCCCCGTCTGCGTGACATTCGGGTGCGTGTGCCTGTTCGGCTTCGTTGAACCCACGAATCATCCTTCATAGCTGATCTCAAAGCCGGCGAGCGGCGAATTTACGATTTTCTG from Hyphomicrobiales bacterium includes these protein-coding regions:
- a CDS encoding XRE family transcriptional regulator — encoded protein: MGSTKPNRHTHPNVTQTGENLSEIGTTVGGRIRRTRVSLGISLKQLSDSAGVSIGTLSQIERGIANPSFKTMQKIQSALGVTQQTLFPTVPARAEDPDYIRRKDRRPLCDLGVLTKELISTGTSRSLDMMILHIPPGGSTGETPLVSLTEKSGLVLMGEVVLQYGDETCRLAEGDSFQFEGTRPHSIRNASSSDARVLWLVSNITFDRHL